A part of Kiloniellales bacterium genomic DNA contains:
- a CDS encoding Npt1/Npt2 family nucleotide transporter, which translates to MTTNNPFKAIFTVKRSELPFALLMFTYFFLVITSFWILKPIKKSLFIEFYDEGGFDLLGLLLTASQAELLAKQLNMIVAFVAVVVFSWLANSYRRQQLTFIFTGFILASYVAYTLVINEPGDLTVWSFYLFGDLFSTLMVATFFAFLNDSVTPDAAKRLYGLVGLGGVTGGVVGSMVVARFIGSVDNVGWLWITFGVGLAILLVAFAAGRLVARLEATELRPEPEPHPTAANPGLNKGGNPALEGAKLVFRSPYLLAIVAIVGIYEIVSTILDFQFTSTVAHYLQGPAIGAQFATVFAITNSVAFLVQLFLTSLIMTRLGVGIALLVLPIAILGGSAGFMVIPILWMGSLLNTADNGFSYSINQSAKESLYVPTTKDEKYKAKAFIDMFLQRFAKALAVWISLGVTAVFTDFETIRWLSAITVPLILVWIFAARYAGRRFAEMTQPAGRS; encoded by the coding sequence ATGACCACGAACAACCCCTTCAAGGCAATTTTCACCGTCAAGCGCTCGGAGCTGCCCTTTGCGCTCCTGATGTTCACCTATTTCTTTCTGGTCATCACCAGCTTCTGGATCCTCAAGCCGATCAAGAAGTCGCTCTTCATTGAGTTTTACGACGAAGGCGGCTTCGATCTGCTGGGCTTGCTGCTGACGGCATCTCAGGCTGAGTTGCTCGCCAAGCAGTTGAACATGATCGTAGCCTTTGTGGCTGTTGTGGTGTTCTCCTGGCTGGCCAACAGCTACCGCAGGCAGCAGCTCACCTTCATCTTCACCGGCTTCATCCTGGCGAGCTACGTCGCCTACACGTTGGTGATCAATGAGCCGGGCGATCTCACGGTCTGGAGCTTCTACCTCTTCGGCGATCTCTTCTCGACCCTGATGGTGGCGACGTTCTTCGCATTTCTGAACGACAGCGTGACGCCCGATGCCGCCAAGCGCCTCTACGGCCTGGTCGGGCTCGGCGGGGTGACCGGCGGGGTTGTCGGGTCAATGGTCGTGGCGCGCTTCATCGGCAGCGTTGACAACGTGGGCTGGCTCTGGATCACATTCGGCGTCGGCCTGGCAATCCTGCTGGTGGCCTTTGCCGCCGGCCGATTGGTGGCGCGCTTGGAGGCGACCGAGCTTCGGCCGGAGCCGGAACCGCACCCAACGGCCGCGAACCCCGGACTGAACAAGGGCGGCAACCCGGCGCTTGAGGGCGCCAAGCTGGTCTTCCGCTCTCCCTATCTTCTCGCAATTGTCGCGATCGTCGGGATCTATGAAATCGTCTCGACCATCCTCGACTTCCAATTCACCAGCACCGTCGCGCACTACCTGCAAGGCCCGGCGATCGGTGCCCAGTTCGCGACCGTCTTCGCAATCACCAACAGCGTCGCATTTCTGGTCCAGCTTTTTCTGACCAGCCTGATTATGACTCGTCTCGGCGTGGGGATCGCGCTGCTGGTCCTGCCGATTGCCATCCTGGGCGGCTCGGCCGGCTTCATGGTCATTCCGATTCTCTGGATGGGCAGCTTGCTGAACACCGCCGACAACGGCTTCAGCTACTCGATTAACCAATCGGCCAAGGAATCCCTCTACGTTCCGACGACCAAGGACGAGAAATACAAGGCCAAGGCCTTCATCGACATGTTCCTCCAGCGCTTCGCCAAGGCTCTCGCGGTTTGGATCAGCCTGGGCGTCACCGCGGTCTTTACGGACTTCGAAACGATCCGCTGGCTGAGCGCCATCACCGTGCCGTTGATCCTGGTCTGGATCTTCGCCGCACGCTATGCCGGCCGCCGCTTTGCCGAGATGACCCAGCCGGCCGGCAGGTCCTAA
- the cyoE gene encoding heme o synthase, which translates to MADTIGQLWSVFKLRIGLAIMLCALGGLAVTPGPAVEGWKVAVLALAVLMSAASAGAFNQYVERDLDARMARTRRRPFVTGALKPGPLWLVAILGILVLAVAMAAWAFNAAVAIHVFLGAFTYGVVYTIWLKNRTWTNIVFGGLAGSFAVLAGASAVDPSLSAAPIVLAVVLFLWTPPHFWSLATALHKDYAAAGVPMLPVVVGDALAAWVILGHTLALVILSLLPAALGMGWIYLLGAAAGGAYFVQKSVQLVLDPGPRAAMANFFASLVQLGLLLFAAIADRLILG; encoded by the coding sequence ATGGCAGACACCATCGGGCAGCTCTGGTCGGTCTTCAAGCTCCGCATCGGCCTGGCGATCATGCTCTGCGCGCTCGGCGGCCTGGCGGTCACCCCGGGGCCGGCGGTCGAGGGCTGGAAGGTCGCGGTCCTGGCCCTGGCCGTCCTGATGTCGGCGGCGAGCGCCGGCGCCTTCAACCAGTACGTCGAGCGCGATCTCGACGCCCGCATGGCACGGACCCGCCGGCGCCCCTTCGTGACCGGCGCCTTGAAGCCCGGCCCGCTCTGGCTGGTCGCGATCCTCGGCATCCTGGTCCTCGCCGTGGCCATGGCGGCCTGGGCTTTCAACGCGGCGGTCGCGATCCACGTCTTCCTCGGCGCCTTCACCTACGGCGTGGTCTACACCATCTGGCTCAAGAACCGGACCTGGACGAACATCGTCTTCGGCGGGCTGGCCGGCAGCTTCGCGGTCCTGGCCGGGGCCTCGGCCGTAGACCCGAGCCTTTCGGCCGCGCCGATCGTGCTGGCCGTGGTTCTCTTCCTTTGGACCCCGCCGCACTTCTGGAGCCTGGCCACCGCCCTGCACAAGGACTACGCCGCAGCCGGCGTGCCCATGCTGCCGGTGGTGGTCGGCGACGCCCTGGCGGCCTGGGTCATCCTCGGCCATACCCTGGCCCTGGTCATCCTGTCGCTGCTGCCGGCCGCGCTCGGCATGGGCTGGATCTACCTTCTGGGCGCGGCCGCTGGCGGCGCCTACTTCGTTCAGAAGTCGGTGCAGCTGGTCTTGGACCCCGGCCCCAGGGCGGCGATGGCCAACTTCTTCGCCTCGCTGGTCCAGCTCGGCCTCCTGCTCTTCGCCGCGATCGCCGATCGCCTGATCCTGGGATAG
- a CDS encoding cbb3-type cytochrome c oxidase subunit I — translation MTAGVMDGALARPEEKYRICGDTGLHVYAKAETLIKANAVAAVVFLAVGGLFGLLVALTRWPAVHILPAEWFYAILTAHGAAVLLFWIIFFEIAILYFASAVLLNCRLAAPRFAWLGFLLMIAGSLLATVAVLQGESSVMFTSYVPMQAAPHFYLGLILFAVGALLGCMVFFGTLVIAKEEKTYEGSVPLVTFGAITAAIIAVFTIASGAIILIPTFLWSVGYITHIDSVMYKLVWWGMGHSSQQINVSAHVAVWYAIAALVLGAKPLSEKVSRTAFLLYILFLQLACAHHMLAEPGLSSEWKVFNTSYALYLAVLGSMIHGMSLPGAIEAAQRRRGFNKGVFGWLRQAPWGNPAFSGLFISLVLFGFLGGISGVVLGTEQINLLMHNTLYVPGHFHATVVAGTTLAFMAITYLVVPLIFRRELIMPALARWQPYVFGIGVAGISLFMMGAGTLGVSRRHWDITFGDSIFTFDYPGTAFLMMGLNGIFAVLATVGGAMYVIVVVGSILFGKVRDEAAIKANPIVAPGGAVSTYGSEGTLKLPGTIVLVSVFFLAFVLYYFINWKFLSEVWPLS, via the coding sequence ATGACCGCAGGCGTAATGGATGGGGCTCTGGCACGGCCAGAGGAGAAATACCGGATCTGTGGCGACACCGGCTTGCACGTCTATGCCAAGGCGGAAACCCTGATCAAGGCCAACGCCGTAGCTGCCGTCGTCTTCCTCGCGGTCGGCGGGCTCTTCGGACTGCTGGTGGCCCTGACCCGCTGGCCGGCGGTGCACATCCTGCCGGCCGAGTGGTTCTACGCGATCCTGACCGCGCACGGCGCGGCGGTCCTGCTGTTCTGGATCATCTTCTTCGAGATCGCGATCCTCTACTTCGCCTCGGCGGTCCTGCTCAACTGCCGCCTGGCCGCGCCGCGCTTCGCCTGGCTCGGCTTCCTGCTGATGATCGCCGGCTCCCTGCTGGCGACGGTCGCCGTGCTGCAGGGCGAATCCAGCGTCATGTTCACCTCCTACGTGCCGATGCAGGCGGCGCCGCACTTCTACCTCGGCCTGATCCTCTTCGCGGTCGGAGCCCTGCTCGGCTGCATGGTCTTCTTCGGCACCCTGGTCATCGCCAAGGAGGAGAAGACCTACGAGGGCTCGGTGCCGCTGGTCACCTTTGGGGCAATCACGGCGGCGATCATTGCGGTCTTCACCATCGCCTCGGGCGCGATCATCCTGATCCCGACCTTTCTCTGGTCGGTCGGCTACATCACCCACATCGACTCGGTGATGTACAAGCTGGTCTGGTGGGGCATGGGCCACTCTTCGCAGCAGATCAACGTCTCGGCCCACGTCGCCGTGTGGTACGCCATCGCGGCCCTGGTGCTCGGCGCCAAGCCGCTGTCGGAGAAGGTCAGCCGCACGGCTTTCCTGCTCTACATCCTTTTCCTGCAGCTGGCCTGCGCCCACCACATGCTGGCCGAGCCGGGCCTGAGCTCGGAATGGAAGGTCTTCAACACCAGCTACGCGCTCTATCTCGCGGTGCTGGGCAGCATGATCCACGGCATGAGCCTGCCCGGCGCGATCGAGGCGGCGCAGCGCCGGCGCGGCTTCAACAAGGGCGTCTTCGGCTGGCTGCGCCAGGCGCCCTGGGGCAACCCGGCCTTCTCGGGCCTGTTCATCTCGCTGGTCTTGTTCGGCTTCCTGGGCGGCATCTCGGGCGTCGTGCTCGGCACCGAGCAGATCAACCTCCTGATGCACAACACGCTATACGTGCCCGGGCACTTCCACGCCACAGTGGTCGCGGGCACGACCCTGGCCTTCATGGCGATTACATATCTGGTGGTGCCGCTGATCTTCCGGCGCGAGCTGATCATGCCCGCGCTCGCCAGGTGGCAGCCCTACGTCTTCGGCATCGGGGTCGCGGGCATTTCGCTCTTCATGATGGGCGCTGGGACCCTGGGCGTGTCGCGCCGGCACTGGGACATCACCTTCGGCGACTCGATCTTCACCTTCGACTATCCGGGCACGGCCTTCCTGATGATGGGGCTGAACGGCATCTTCGCCGTCCTGGCAACCGTCGGCGGCGCCATGTACGTGATCGTCGTGGTCGGCTCGATCCTCTTCGGCAAGGTTCGCGACGAGGCCGCGATCAAGGCAAATCCCATCGTCGCCCCCGGCGGCGCGGTCTCGACCTACGGCAGCGAGGGCACCCTGAAGCTGCCCGGCACCATCGTCCTGGTCTCGGTCTTCTTCCTGGCCTTCGTTCTCTACTACTTCATCAACTGGAAGTTCCTGTCAGAGGTCTGGCCGCTGAGCTGA
- a CDS encoding SCO family protein yields MRFKRVLFVTLLIGAVLLGEWLWLTAGRDRSAPEVASVAPAQAVIPGGGFSLIDHQGQPSSETAFPGKHLVLVFGYTFCPDVCPTTLASLASALDLLGERAAALQPLFVTIDPERDTPEVLADYVAAFHPRLVGLTGSPEQIRKVARDYRVYYAKVGTDEADYLVDHSAYIYLIGPDGRTLTYLKHDESPEILAAKLGGFLDPQTSDGGETVSAAENAGG; encoded by the coding sequence ATGAGATTCAAGCGGGTTCTCTTCGTCACGTTGCTGATCGGCGCCGTTCTCCTGGGCGAATGGCTGTGGCTGACGGCGGGTCGGGACCGGTCCGCCCCCGAGGTCGCCTCCGTCGCCCCGGCCCAGGCGGTGATTCCGGGCGGCGGCTTTTCGCTCATTGACCATCAGGGCCAGCCCAGCAGCGAGACGGCTTTCCCCGGCAAACACCTCGTGCTGGTCTTCGGCTACACCTTCTGTCCCGACGTCTGCCCGACCACCTTGGCGTCGCTGGCCTCGGCCCTCGACCTCCTGGGGGAGCGGGCGGCGGCGCTGCAGCCGCTCTTCGTGACCATCGATCCCGAGCGCGACACGCCCGAAGTCCTTGCCGACTACGTCGCGGCCTTCCATCCCCGGCTCGTCGGATTGACCGGCAGTCCCGAGCAGATCCGCAAGGTGGCGCGGGACTACCGGGTCTACTACGCCAAGGTGGGCACGGACGAGGCGGACTACCTGGTCGATCACAGCGCCTACATCTACCTGATCGGTCCCGATGGCCGGACCTTGACCTATCTGAAGCACGACGAGAGCCCGGAGATCCTGGCGGCCAAGCTCGGCGGCTTCCTCGACCCGCAGACCTCGGATGGTGGCGAAACCGTTTCGGCGGCGGAGAACGCCGGGGGCTGA
- a CDS encoding NnrS family protein — MQSDVGRYDGAVLFAEGFRPFFLAAALHAVLALPLWLLIFSGRVDLGLTIAPSHWHAHEMLFGYLAAVLAGFLLTAVPNWTGRLPISGRPLAGLFALWLLGRLAQAPGLALGPVAPLLDVLFLVVLAAVVWREIWAGRNLRNLPICLLVTCFAAANIGFHLLAAEGDPAGFLRGGVGIAALLIALVGGRVVPSFTRNWLAKRGEAKLPRPFGRFDQASLAVTALALLAWVPDPEGRPAGLLLIAAGLLQLLRLLRWRGWRSLAEPLVLVLHLGFAWLPVGLALLGLAALRPEAVSGSAGLHALTAGAVGLMTLAIMTRATLGHTGRPLTAGPGTQVIYALVLIAAVLRVAAPWLPLDQTAVVISSGLLWSGGFLGFVLVYGPMLLRRRRPGAAEDA; from the coding sequence ATGCAGAGCGATGTCGGGCGCTATGACGGTGCAGTCCTCTTTGCCGAGGGCTTCCGTCCCTTCTTCCTGGCGGCGGCGCTGCATGCCGTCCTGGCGCTGCCGCTGTGGCTGCTGATCTTCTCGGGCCGTGTCGATCTAGGCCTGACGATTGCCCCGTCGCACTGGCACGCGCACGAGATGCTCTTCGGCTATCTCGCCGCGGTCCTGGCGGGCTTTCTGCTGACCGCCGTGCCCAACTGGACCGGCCGCCTGCCGATCTCCGGGCGGCCTTTGGCCGGCCTCTTCGCGCTGTGGCTGCTCGGCCGCCTGGCGCAGGCGCCCGGCCTCGCCCTCGGGCCGGTCGCGCCGCTGCTCGACGTTCTCTTCCTCGTCGTTCTGGCGGCGGTGGTCTGGCGCGAGATCTGGGCCGGGCGCAACCTGCGCAACCTGCCGATTTGCCTGCTGGTGACCTGTTTCGCCGCCGCGAACATTGGCTTCCACCTCCTCGCCGCGGAAGGCGACCCGGCGGGTTTCCTGCGCGGCGGGGTCGGGATCGCCGCCCTGCTCATCGCCCTGGTCGGCGGCCGCGTGGTCCCGAGCTTCACCCGCAACTGGCTGGCGAAGCGCGGCGAGGCGAAGCTGCCGCGGCCCTTCGGCCGCTTCGACCAGGCCAGCCTGGCGGTGACCGCGCTCGCCCTGCTGGCCTGGGTTCCGGACCCCGAGGGACGGCCCGCCGGCCTGCTCCTGATCGCAGCGGGCCTGCTCCAACTGCTGCGGCTGTTGCGCTGGCGCGGTTGGCGCAGCCTGGCCGAGCCGCTGGTGCTGGTCCTCCACCTCGGCTTCGCCTGGCTGCCGGTGGGGCTGGCCCTGCTGGGCCTGGCCGCGCTTCGCCCCGAGGCGGTCTCTGGGAGCGCCGGCCTTCACGCCCTGACCGCCGGCGCCGTCGGCCTCATGACCCTGGCGATCATGACCCGCGCCACGCTCGGCCACACCGGCCGGCCGCTGACCGCCGGCCCGGGGACCCAGGTGATCTACGCCCTGGTCCTGATCGCCGCGGTCCTGCGCGTCGCGGCGCCCTGGCTGCCGCTCGACCAGACGGCGGTGGTGATTTCCTCGGGCCTGCTCTGGTCCGGCGGCTTCCTGGGCTTCGTGCTGGTCTACGGGCCGATGCTGCTACGTCGTCGCCGGCCGGGGGCCGCCGAGGACGCTTGA
- a CDS encoding cation:dicarboxylase symporter family transporter, with product MILIALLGGVLCGLFLGDYAGALRNVGEVYVGLLQMTVLPYIVFSLIASIGRLSATQGKRLALVSISVLAALWAIGALTVFFISFSLPSRVTGAFFSTHLIEQPEAVDFIRLFVPSNPFHSLANNIAPAVVIFCLLFGIALITVRSKEALLEHFDVILATLIRVNGFVVALSPIGIFAIAATAAGTLSFEEVGRLQAYLLTFGFSAVLLTFVVLPMLIAAFTPFTYRDILGVSKNALVTVFVVQSLFVIIPMLAEGVRELIEKYRKEGVEPEMRPEFVIPLAYPFPHLGKVLTLVFIPFAAWFYGSPMVLADYPAIIGTGLVLSFGKVVTTIPFLLHMQELPADIFQLFLLSSVFAGGLSDLVGAMHLLAFTTLTTCAITGLIRVRKTKLFALMILTAVISSSMIFGTRAILTSGPDGTDSKAEVVLSMHLMQPMAQARILETAAPNPVPLLPGQSRIDRIREQGVIRIGVNAGDLPFAFYNSKGDLVGLDIDMAHRLASDLEVRIDFVPFSASTLAEQLAADHFDLATSALPATTRQSLKHSLSKPVMEYTLALVVPERVKADFSDLETIRSRGAFTLGVGAGNVFAHQILERFPKAKVVELESETEFFEGQRRDLDALLTSAEGGSAWTLIQPFYAVVNPFPRPQRLPAAFPFAGPDPRFERLLNHWIELQQTNGTVQELFDHWILGRGSEARGPRWSVIRDVLHWVD from the coding sequence ATGATCCTGATCGCACTGCTCGGCGGGGTGCTTTGCGGGCTTTTCCTCGGCGACTATGCCGGAGCGCTGAGGAACGTCGGCGAGGTCTACGTGGGCCTGCTGCAGATGACGGTCCTGCCCTATATCGTCTTCTCGCTGATCGCCAGCATCGGGCGCCTTTCGGCGACCCAGGGCAAGCGCTTGGCCCTGGTTTCGATCTCCGTGCTGGCCGCCCTCTGGGCCATCGGCGCGCTCACGGTCTTCTTCATATCCTTTTCGCTGCCGTCCCGAGTGACGGGCGCCTTCTTCAGCACCCATCTGATCGAACAGCCGGAGGCGGTCGACTTCATCCGGCTCTTCGTCCCGAGCAATCCCTTCCATTCCCTGGCGAACAACATCGCCCCGGCGGTGGTGATCTTCTGCCTGCTGTTCGGCATCGCGCTGATCACGGTCAGGAGCAAGGAGGCTTTGCTCGAGCACTTCGATGTCATCCTCGCGACCTTGATCCGGGTCAACGGCTTCGTCGTCGCCCTGAGCCCGATCGGGATCTTCGCGATCGCGGCCACAGCCGCGGGAACCTTGAGCTTTGAGGAGGTCGGCCGCCTTCAGGCCTATCTGCTGACCTTCGGCTTCAGTGCCGTCCTTCTGACCTTCGTGGTCCTGCCGATGCTGATCGCCGCCTTCACGCCCTTCACCTACAGGGACATCCTGGGCGTCTCGAAGAATGCACTGGTCACCGTCTTCGTGGTCCAGAGCCTTTTCGTGATCATCCCGATGCTGGCGGAGGGCGTGCGCGAGCTGATCGAGAAGTACCGCAAGGAAGGCGTTGAACCCGAGATGCGCCCGGAATTCGTGATTCCCCTCGCCTACCCCTTCCCGCATCTCGGCAAGGTGCTGACGCTCGTTTTCATTCCCTTTGCCGCCTGGTTCTATGGCAGCCCCATGGTCCTGGCGGACTATCCCGCCATCATCGGCACGGGCTTGGTCCTTTCATTCGGCAAGGTCGTGACGACGATTCCCTTTCTCCTTCACATGCAGGAACTGCCGGCGGACATCTTCCAGCTCTTCCTGCTGTCCAGCGTTTTCGCCGGCGGTCTGAGCGACCTGGTCGGCGCCATGCACCTCCTGGCCTTCACGACCCTGACCACCTGCGCGATCACCGGTCTGATCCGAGTCAGGAAAACGAAGCTTTTCGCGCTGATGATCCTCACGGCCGTCATCAGCAGTTCCATGATCTTCGGGACGCGCGCAATCCTGACCAGCGGCCCGGATGGCACCGACAGCAAGGCTGAGGTCGTCTTGAGCATGCATCTCATGCAGCCGATGGCGCAGGCCCGGATTCTGGAAACCGCGGCGCCCAACCCTGTTCCTCTCCTGCCGGGTCAATCGAGGATCGATCGAATCCGCGAGCAGGGCGTCATTCGCATAGGCGTCAATGCGGGCGACCTTCCCTTCGCCTTCTACAATTCCAAGGGCGATCTCGTGGGGCTCGACATCGACATGGCGCATCGCCTGGCCAGCGATCTCGAAGTCCGCATCGACTTCGTGCCCTTTTCCGCCTCGACCCTTGCCGAGCAACTGGCGGCGGACCACTTCGACCTCGCCACCTCTGCACTCCCGGCGACCACGCGGCAATCGCTCAAGCATTCCCTGAGTAAACCCGTCATGGAGTACACGCTGGCGCTCGTCGTGCCCGAGCGTGTCAAGGCAGATTTCTCGGACCTCGAGACCATTCGAAGTCGCGGCGCCTTCACTCTCGGCGTCGGGGCGGGCAACGTCTTCGCCCATCAGATCCTCGAGCGCTTCCCGAAAGCCAAAGTCGTCGAGCTGGAGTCCGAGACCGAGTTCTTCGAAGGTCAGAGGAGGGATCTGGACGCGCTCTTGACCAGCGCGGAGGGAGGCTCGGCCTGGACTCTGATCCAGCCATTCTACGCGGTGGTCAATCCGTTTCCTCGACCTCAGAGACTGCCGGCGGCCTTTCCCTTCGCCGGGCCGGACCCGCGTTTCGAGCGCTTGCTCAACCACTGGATCGAGCTGCAGCAGACGAATGGTACGGTTCAAGAGCTCTTCGACCACTGGATCCTGGGCCGCGGTTCCGAGGCGAGAGGGCCGCGCTGGAGCGTCATTCGCGACGTCCTCCACTGGGTCGATTAG
- a CDS encoding transglycosylase SLT domain-containing protein: protein MTAVRSAVAWGLAAAIGLAGLGDPAAAATRAEVKRIVVEEALRAGFPPSLAMAVAKAESDFRDDAQDSEGARGVMQVPPGIAEKDYGVDPERLWEPRLNVQLGIDRLQNLIRRYDGRWEAALSHYGGGSGGDNPGTSAFVNEVLRLQRQYRAEARSWAGELRAGNGRLASIVAPYRREGKAWTASSAVSPRREEPGTMDDFEKAIEVRRRAARQHLDDFAPLVRRNDS from the coding sequence ATGACCGCTGTCAGGTCGGCAGTCGCCTGGGGGCTTGCCGCCGCGATCGGCTTGGCCGGGCTGGGTGACCCCGCGGCGGCCGCAACCCGCGCGGAGGTCAAGCGGATCGTTGTCGAGGAAGCACTGCGGGCCGGGTTCCCGCCCTCCCTGGCCATGGCCGTGGCCAAGGCCGAGTCCGATTTTCGCGACGATGCGCAAGACTCCGAGGGTGCGCGGGGGGTCATGCAGGTCCCGCCGGGAATCGCCGAGAAGGACTACGGCGTGGACCCCGAGCGGCTCTGGGAGCCCCGGCTCAACGTCCAACTCGGCATCGACCGCCTGCAAAACCTTATCCGACGCTACGACGGCCGCTGGGAAGCCGCGCTGTCCCACTACGGCGGCGGCTCCGGCGGGGACAACCCCGGGACATCCGCCTTCGTGAACGAGGTGCTGCGACTGCAGCGCCAGTACCGAGCCGAGGCGCGGTCCTGGGCGGGCGAGCTGAGGGCCGGCAACGGGCGGCTGGCCTCGATCGTGGCGCCCTATCGCCGTGAAGGCAAGGCTTGGACGGCTTCGAGCGCCGTCTCTCCACGGCGCGAAGAGCCGGGGACGATGGACGACTTCGAGAAGGCGATCGAGGTGCGCCGCCGGGCTGCGCGGCAGCATCTCGACGATTTCGCGCCGCTGGTGCGGCGGAACGACAGTTGA
- a CDS encoding SCO family protein, which produces MRARAMHALARQARVCALASLWILAGPAEAAPDPAVAFDPEAAIAYSQAAIGRDLGDYDFLDTRRRPVQLAAYRGKPLVVNLVFTACAESCPIVVQTLQDAVAVARDSLGADSFSVVTIGFDTRGDTPARMRAFAHGQGVDLANWAFLSGDAETLERLVENLGFIYFPSPRGFDHLAQTTIIDAEGRIYRQVYGATFKAPALVEPLMELVFGRRAEAGAVTNLVNRIRLFCTYYDPNSQRYRFDYSIFIAFTVGAASLLGMAVLLLRAWWRSRSTTPSGLPESRS; this is translated from the coding sequence ATGCGCGCCCGGGCCATGCACGCTCTGGCCAGGCAAGCCCGCGTGTGCGCCCTGGCTTCGCTCTGGATCCTCGCGGGCCCGGCCGAGGCGGCGCCGGATCCCGCCGTCGCCTTCGACCCGGAGGCGGCGATCGCCTACAGCCAAGCGGCCATCGGTCGCGACCTGGGCGACTACGACTTCCTCGACACCCGGCGCCGGCCGGTCCAGCTGGCCGCCTATCGGGGCAAGCCCCTGGTCGTGAACCTGGTCTTCACCGCCTGCGCCGAGTCCTGCCCGATCGTCGTCCAGACCCTGCAGGACGCGGTGGCGGTGGCGCGGGACAGCCTCGGCGCAGACAGCTTCTCGGTGGTGACCATCGGCTTCGACACCCGCGGCGACACGCCGGCGCGGATGCGCGCCTTCGCGCACGGCCAGGGCGTGGACCTGGCGAACTGGGCCTTCCTCAGCGGCGACGCCGAAACCCTCGAGCGCCTGGTCGAGAACCTGGGCTTCATCTACTTCCCCTCGCCGCGCGGCTTCGATCACCTGGCGCAGACCACGATCATCGATGCCGAGGGCCGCATCTACCGGCAGGTCTACGGCGCGACCTTCAAGGCCCCGGCGCTGGTGGAGCCGCTGATGGAGCTGGTCTTCGGGCGGCGGGCCGAGGCCGGCGCGGTCACCAACTTGGTGAACCGGATCCGCCTGTTCTGCACCTACTACGACCCGAACAGCCAGCGCTACCGCTTCGACTATTCCATCTTCATTGCCTTCACCGTCGGGGCCGCCAGCCTGCTCGGCATGGCGGTCCTGCTGCTGCGTGCCTGGTGGCGCAGCCGGTCAACGACCCCCTCCGGCCTCCCGGAGTCCCGGTCTTGA
- a CDS encoding lytic transglycosylase domain-containing protein, with amino-acid sequence MPGTVISRRKALELSMLVLALGGCSGPALGHKPADRAEEKRRVRTLVVREARSLGVSVSLALAVAHAESNFNPRARSPKGARGVMQIMPRTAMGEYGIRAEQLWDPRINVRLGLHFLKRLLKRYRGRTDLALSYYNGGSAVGDLPNARVIPATSRYVARVLRLQELYSAQLAKETI; translated from the coding sequence ATGCCTGGAACCGTGATCAGCCGAAGGAAGGCCCTCGAACTTTCGATGCTCGTCCTCGCCCTGGGCGGCTGCTCGGGCCCTGCGCTCGGCCACAAGCCCGCCGACCGGGCCGAAGAAAAGCGTCGGGTCAGGACCCTGGTGGTGCGGGAGGCCCGCAGCCTGGGCGTGTCGGTCTCGCTCGCCCTGGCCGTGGCGCACGCCGAATCGAACTTCAATCCGCGGGCGCGGAGCCCCAAGGGCGCCCGGGGCGTCATGCAGATCATGCCGAGAACGGCGATGGGCGAGTACGGCATCCGGGCCGAGCAGCTCTGGGACCCGCGGATCAACGTGCGCCTTGGGCTGCATTTCCTGAAACGCCTGCTGAAACGCTATCGGGGACGAACCGACCTGGCGCTCTCGTACTACAACGGAGGCTCCGCGGTCGGTGACCTGCCGAACGCAAGGGTCATCCCCGCGACCTCTCGCTACGTGGCACGGGTGCTGCGGCTGCAGGAGCTCTACAGCGCGCAGTTGGCGAAGGAGACGATCTGA
- a CDS encoding cytochrome C oxidase subunit II encodes MAIQPVKGNWWSEPLHRMEIIWISIAFLWGLVMFFAMIYWHLEGEQNLSNEAYRITPDAFAEKTEAMVERYQVGEEGDTGVPVVHPPPGSDVYMISRLWEWWPVLELEKDQSYRLHLSSMDWQHGFSLQPTNINLQVHPDYEMVLTITPNEAGDFFVVCNEFCGVGHHTMVGKIRVVDKQ; translated from the coding sequence ATGGCGATTCAACCTGTCAAGGGCAACTGGTGGTCCGAGCCCCTGCACCGCATGGAGATCATCTGGATCTCCATCGCCTTCCTCTGGGGCCTGGTGATGTTCTTCGCGATGATCTACTGGCACCTGGAGGGCGAGCAGAACCTCTCCAACGAGGCCTACCGGATCACGCCCGACGCCTTCGCCGAGAAGACCGAGGCGATGGTCGAGCGGTACCAGGTCGGCGAGGAGGGCGACACCGGCGTGCCCGTGGTCCATCCACCGCCGGGCAGCGACGTCTACATGATCTCCCGGCTTTGGGAGTGGTGGCCGGTCCTCGAGCTCGAGAAGGATCAGAGCTACCGCCTGCACCTCTCCTCGATGGACTGGCAGCACGGCTTCTCCCTGCAGCCGACCAACATCAACCTCCAGGTCCATCCGGACTACGAGATGGTGCTGACCATCACGCCGAACGAGGCGGGGGACTTCTTCGTCGTGTGCAACGAGTTCTGCGGCGTCGGCCATCACACCATGGTCGGCAAGATCCGCGTCGTCGATAAGCAATAG